The Collimonas sp. PA-H2 genome contains a region encoding:
- a CDS encoding GntR family transcriptional regulator, whose product MNYAISHDHRLPLYQRLRDELAARIADQHWRPGEAIPTESELVKQFEASIGTVRKAIDMLVADGLLERFQGKGTFVRRARFDSSLFRFFRFQNEAGERRIPEGRILRREVMPAPTAVAAALRLAPDTEVIHFSRLRLLDQKPLLAESIWLPKEKFAALLEIDTAEFGDLLYPLYEERCGQVIASAEETLVAEAVNDLYARLLQLQPGAPVIVVERLALGYDRQPLEWRRSRGPADHFRYHVEIR is encoded by the coding sequence ATGAATTACGCAATCTCCCATGATCACCGCCTTCCCTTGTATCAACGCCTGCGCGATGAACTTGCCGCACGAATCGCCGATCAGCACTGGCGTCCGGGGGAAGCGATTCCTACCGAGAGCGAACTGGTAAAGCAGTTCGAGGCGTCGATTGGCACCGTACGCAAAGCCATCGACATGCTGGTGGCTGATGGGTTGCTGGAGCGCTTTCAAGGTAAAGGCACATTCGTGCGGCGCGCCCGTTTCGATTCCTCGTTATTCCGCTTTTTCCGCTTTCAGAATGAGGCTGGTGAGCGGCGTATTCCAGAGGGACGCATCCTGCGCCGTGAAGTCATGCCGGCTCCCACAGCGGTCGCGGCAGCTTTGCGGTTAGCGCCCGATACGGAAGTCATTCATTTCTCGCGATTGCGCCTACTCGATCAGAAGCCGTTGCTTGCGGAGTCGATCTGGCTGCCAAAGGAAAAATTCGCCGCCTTGCTGGAAATCGACACAGCGGAATTCGGTGATTTACTGTATCCGCTGTACGAAGAGCGCTGCGGCCAGGTAATCGCTTCAGCCGAAGAAACGCTTGTCGCCGAGGCGGTAAACGACTTGTATGCCCGCTTGCTGCAACTGCAGCCCGGCGCACCGGTAATCGTGGTGGAACGCCTGGCGCTGGGCTATGACCGCCAGCCGCTTGAGTGGCGTCGTTCGCGCGGACCGGCCGATCACTTCCGCTATCACGTGGAAATCCGCTGA
- a CDS encoding helix-turn-helix transcriptional regulator: MKLTPYGLCVRKIRLELGLALKDMAASLSVSSAYLSSIELGEKALSYKIGDQALAFLAPKISVEQYDELQTALAQSMKAVPVSELQVDERNLVAAFARKMSDGKGVPEEVLKWLKSGEVDDSH, from the coding sequence ATGAAATTAACGCCGTATGGATTATGCGTAAGAAAGATTCGATTGGAGCTTGGCCTTGCTCTGAAAGATATGGCCGCATCCTTATCCGTGAGCTCTGCTTACCTGAGTTCGATTGAACTCGGAGAGAAGGCGCTTAGTTACAAGATCGGAGACCAGGCGCTGGCATTTTTAGCGCCAAAAATCAGCGTGGAGCAATATGACGAGTTGCAGACAGCACTCGCGCAATCGATGAAAGCGGTTCCTGTTTCCGAATTACAGGTCGACGAGCGGAATCTTGTAGCCGCTTTCGCTCGAAAAATGAGCGATGGGAAAGGGGTGCCGGAGGAAGTTTTGAAATGGCTGAAATCCGGAGAGGTTGATGATAGCCACTGA
- a CDS encoding malonic semialdehyde reductase: protein MSQQLSEDGLDLLFFKARTHNAWLDKPVSDDILRRLYDVMKWGPTSANCSPARILFLRTAEAKERLRPALAPGNVDKTMAAPVTAIIGYDGKFYDQLPKLFPHADARAWFADTPELAGVTARRNSSLQGAYFMLAARALGLDCGPMSGFDQVKVDHEFFPDAKSSNFEYEYFPDSHIKTNFLCNLGYGDPDKLFPRSPRLDFDEACKLL from the coding sequence ATGAGCCAACAATTAAGCGAAGACGGACTCGACCTGCTGTTTTTTAAAGCCCGCACTCATAATGCATGGCTGGATAAGCCAGTAAGCGACGATATTCTGCGTCGTCTTTACGACGTGATGAAATGGGGACCGACCAGCGCCAATTGTTCGCCGGCAAGGATTTTGTTCTTGCGGACAGCGGAAGCCAAGGAACGTCTGCGGCCTGCGTTGGCGCCTGGAAATGTGGATAAAACCATGGCGGCGCCGGTCACGGCCATCATTGGTTACGACGGAAAATTCTATGACCAGTTGCCAAAACTGTTCCCGCATGCCGACGCACGTGCCTGGTTCGCTGATACGCCGGAACTCGCTGGCGTCACGGCGAGGCGTAACAGCTCCCTGCAGGGAGCGTATTTCATGCTGGCGGCGCGCGCCCTCGGATTGGATTGCGGACCGATGTCAGGATTCGACCAGGTGAAAGTGGATCACGAGTTTTTCCCGGATGCGAAATCGTCGAACTTCGAGTATGAGTATTTTCCGGACAGTCACATCAAAACCAATTTTCTGTGCAATCTGGGTTACGGCGACCCGGACAAGCTGTTCCCGCGCAGCCCTCGCCTCGATTTCGACGAGGCATGCAAATTACTTTGA
- a CDS encoding MFS transporter, whose product MFHWYREITPTERKTFWGCFSGWALDALDVQMFSLAIPALIAAFSLNKAEAGLISGVTLVASALGGWVMGAASDRIGRVRALQLTIVWFSLFTLLSAFAQSFNQLLVLKALQGFGFGGEWAAGAVLMAEMIRPEHRGKAMGMVQSAWAVGWAGSVLLYSTLFLLLSPDMAWRVMFGIGILPAFLIIYIRRNIPEPATFVMAQKKNKKDKASYSELFAIFKPDMLRMTLIGALIGVGAHGGYYALMTWLPTFLKTERHLSVLGTSGYLAVIIVAFWCGCMVSAYLLDRIGRRLNLILFSGCCVITVLAYVFLPLGNTAMLFLGFPLGFFAAGIPASLGALFNELYPSGVRGTGVGFCYNFGRIVSAGFPILVGHMSSKMSLGTAIGIDAALAYSLVVLAVLALPETRGKNLNEDPCVTENLAGADAKASA is encoded by the coding sequence ATGTTTCATTGGTATCGGGAAATCACTCCAACTGAGCGCAAGACCTTCTGGGGCTGCTTTAGCGGCTGGGCGCTGGATGCGCTTGACGTGCAAATGTTCAGTCTAGCCATTCCGGCGCTGATCGCCGCCTTCAGTCTCAACAAGGCTGAAGCCGGCCTGATCAGCGGCGTTACCCTGGTGGCGTCGGCCTTGGGCGGATGGGTCATGGGAGCGGCGTCCGACCGCATCGGCCGGGTGCGCGCGCTGCAACTGACCATCGTCTGGTTCTCGTTGTTTACGCTGCTGTCAGCGTTTGCCCAGAGTTTCAATCAATTGCTGGTGCTGAAAGCACTGCAAGGCTTCGGCTTCGGCGGCGAATGGGCCGCCGGTGCGGTGCTGATGGCGGAGATGATACGTCCGGAGCACCGCGGCAAGGCGATGGGCATGGTGCAAAGCGCCTGGGCCGTGGGCTGGGCCGGATCCGTATTGCTATATTCGACCCTGTTCCTGCTGCTGTCGCCTGATATGGCCTGGCGGGTGATGTTCGGCATCGGCATCCTGCCGGCCTTCCTGATCATCTACATCCGGCGCAACATTCCAGAACCGGCGACTTTCGTTATGGCACAAAAGAAGAACAAGAAGGACAAGGCCAGTTATAGTGAACTGTTTGCCATCTTCAAGCCCGACATGCTGCGCATGACGCTGATCGGCGCTTTGATCGGCGTGGGAGCACACGGTGGCTACTATGCGCTGATGACCTGGCTGCCGACCTTCCTCAAAACCGAGCGTCACCTGTCTGTACTCGGCACCAGTGGCTATCTGGCGGTGATTATTGTCGCTTTCTGGTGCGGCTGCATGGTCAGCGCCTATCTGCTTGACCGCATTGGCCGTCGGCTCAACCTGATCCTGTTTTCGGGGTGCTGCGTGATCACCGTGCTCGCCTACGTATTTTTACCGCTCGGCAATACCGCGATGCTATTCCTCGGCTTTCCCTTAGGCTTTTTTGCTGCGGGCATTCCGGCAAGCTTGGGCGCCTTGTTCAACGAACTGTATCCGAGCGGTGTGCGCGGCACCGGCGTGGGTTTCTGCTACAACTTCGGCCGTATTGTATCGGCCGGCTTTCCAATACTGGTTGGGCACATGAGCAGCAAGATGTCGCTCGGAACTGCCATTGGCATCGATGCGGCGCTCGCTTACTCGCTGGTGGTGCTGGCAGTGCTGGCCTTACCGGAGACACGTGGTAAAAATCTGAACGAAGACCCGTGTGTCACAGAAAATCTGGCCGGGGCAGATGCCAAGGCAAGCGCTTGA
- a CDS encoding amidohydrolase, which translates to MNRREFNAGLIGSALAAVLPGCTSIAKQDKEGKLAAVDTHAHIFKRGLKLANVRRYAPDYDAPLETYLAMLDQHEIARGVLVQPSFLGTDNSFMLAALRQSPARLRGIAVVDPAISPPELDALNAAGVAGVRLNLVGTPLPDFSSRVWTDFLKQLARLGWQVEVHREARDLPLVLPPLLRSGVNVVVDHFGRPDPALGVNDPGFRYLLDSAASRRIWVKLSAAYRNGGNGAGEQTALAAIPLLRNTFGMERLMWGSDWPHTQFEKNADYDHARTLLDSWLPDAEERRIVLIDTPSDLFRFL; encoded by the coding sequence ATGAACCGACGCGAATTCAATGCCGGCCTGATCGGCTCGGCTTTAGCGGCCGTACTACCTGGCTGCACATCTATTGCAAAGCAAGACAAGGAAGGGAAATTAGCTGCTGTGGACACTCATGCCCATATTTTTAAACGAGGACTGAAACTGGCGAATGTGCGGCGCTATGCTCCCGACTACGACGCGCCTTTGGAAACTTATCTTGCCATGCTTGACCAGCACGAGATTGCACGCGGAGTGCTGGTGCAACCTAGTTTTCTGGGTACGGACAATAGCTTCATGCTGGCGGCCCTGCGCCAGTCCCCCGCTCGTCTGCGCGGCATCGCTGTCGTCGATCCAGCTATCTCCCCCCCTGAATTAGACGCTCTTAACGCGGCCGGCGTAGCGGGTGTGCGGCTAAACCTGGTTGGTACGCCGTTGCCGGATTTTTCTAGCCGTGTGTGGACAGATTTTCTCAAACAGCTTGCTCGTCTGGGTTGGCAAGTGGAGGTACATCGCGAAGCCCGCGACCTGCCGCTGGTCCTGCCACCGCTGCTGCGTTCCGGCGTCAATGTAGTGGTCGACCATTTCGGCCGGCCAGACCCGGCATTGGGCGTCAACGATCCTGGCTTCCGCTACCTGCTGGATAGCGCGGCCAGCCGGCGCATATGGGTCAAGCTGTCTGCCGCCTATCGCAATGGCGGCAACGGCGCCGGTGAGCAGACCGCACTGGCCGCGATTCCGCTACTGCGCAATACCTTTGGGATGGAGCGTCTGATGTGGGGTAGCGACTGGCCGCATACGCAATTCGAAAAGAACGCCGATTATGATCACGCCCGAACGTTGCTTGATAGTTGGCTTCCTGATGCAGAAGAGCGTCGCATCGTGCTGATCGATACGCCGTCTGATCTGTTCCGCTTTCTTTAA
- a CDS encoding TetR/AcrR family transcriptional regulator — translation MMTIMFTKSTQTGVKRATQSRKEATHERIVEVAARAIRRSGYAGTGVADIMKEAGLTHGGFYAHFASRETLLAEAADRAGAEAVGLSANIAAAAAPGQSLQELMRAYLSQQHLEDVENGCPVAALGSEMHRQAPEVRHAATRRIKEMIDVVARQLLDWGTPGAHEQAMFMVSSMVGAMVMARAVDDSRLSEALREAALKHFSGVGK, via the coding sequence ATGATGACCATCATGTTCACGAAATCAACCCAGACTGGCGTCAAGCGCGCCACCCAGAGCCGCAAGGAAGCGACGCACGAGCGCATCGTCGAGGTGGCCGCACGCGCGATCCGGCGCAGCGGTTATGCCGGCACCGGAGTGGCGGATATCATGAAGGAAGCCGGGCTCACGCACGGCGGCTTCTACGCGCACTTCGCCTCGCGCGAGACCTTGTTGGCCGAAGCGGCCGACCGCGCCGGCGCCGAAGCGGTCGGCTTGTCGGCCAACATCGCCGCCGCTGCGGCGCCGGGGCAATCCTTGCAGGAGCTGATGCGCGCCTATTTGTCACAGCAGCACCTGGAAGACGTTGAGAATGGCTGCCCGGTGGCCGCGCTTGGCTCCGAGATGCACCGCCAAGCGCCGGAGGTGCGGCATGCGGCTACGCGCCGTATCAAGGAGATGATCGATGTGGTGGCGCGCCAGTTGCTCGACTGGGGAACGCCCGGTGCGCACGAGCAGGCCATGTTCATGGTCAGTTCGATGGTCGGCGCCATGGTGATGGCGCGCGCGGTCGATGATTCCAGGCTGTCCGAGGCGTTGCGGGAAGCGGCGCTCAAGCATTTTTCAGGGGTTGGCAAATAA